The Diabrotica undecimpunctata isolate CICGRU chromosome 3, icDiaUnde3, whole genome shotgun sequence genome includes the window TCGTGGAAGGGCTCACCACTCGATTTGAAATAAGCTGTACATATTGGGTGACATCAGGAGAGTAACGGAAATGTTCAAGTGACatctatagtagtgtcagttggacctttggtcaatgctcagtttcatagaattttgaaatgtgcagatcatatcaccatgattgtgactgcccatccaaatTGCCATATGTCAgatgtcactttaacatttccgttaagaccaggagccattctATCTCCTGATGCCACCCAATatatagtgttacgataaatatgactcatgcctaaactgtaaacatgtttttctaataagtatttttctaGTAGTTTACCCTACGATAAAACCGGTCTTCTTTCCATGCTGTTCGAGAGAGTTCAAGGGTCGCCGGCCAAAATTCTACTGAACTCTGGAATAACGGCtatttaatatacatatatagagGATTTTATTTGAAAACAAGTTAGTCGGAATAGTTGTATTGAGTTTGAATAATTGTAACGAGGAAATATTGTATATAAATTAGAATCGTGTAAATAGTGTCagtgtaaataaattattgtaagactttatataaattaaataaagactttaataaactaattgttagaacattttataataaatcaagttaaataaattagactaataaactcagttcagtAGCTTCtttgaatttataataattttaaactgtttgtcctttgtctcgTGTTATATAAATGAATcagttaatgtttatgacattcaccatatattgttggatagcctaattttgacgaagtaagtctaaaatgttatattacacaaattttttatcaaccatcaacctCGAGTTTTTTCGGAAGTTaattggcttatttcagatgctcctgaagatgctctaggagcgaaagtacttgggcaagatttaataaaaactgtgctcgatatctgccttttatttgattaaaattcatttattcgagcattcaaccttatatcaaattaTTTTGATGTTCTCTTCTGACATTTTATACTATCGTTATTTAGTAGTATCTCCCACCTGACCTGTtagttttttgtttatgatatatattctttattagatcttaataaataataaaattctaaaataagaaaaatataacaTATACTCACTTGTGCAGCAAAAATTATGACAGTGGCCAATCCAATCCAAGAATGCAGTGTGTACAGATTCGGAGTATTTTGTAAATTATGCGAGTCAAAAACGGCTTTAAGGCCGATGACTGCTAAAATGAACGCCAGGCAATTTAATATTGCATGAAGAATCTTGAGGTTTTTCTTTtgataatttcttccagttctgtaTAAAAGGattgctaaaaataaaatgaattagaAATTCTACAGGTTTATaactacatatttaaatttaaaatacaaagCACCTAAACAATCagtcaattttaatattttggtagCGAATATAGAGCTTTAGTTTTAATGGTTTATTTTTGAACAATTaaggaaaaaaatatagttatttaaaaattcttgcAAAAAATTCTTGGCAGAATTTCTTTACCAAAAATGATATcttataatcatcatcatcatcatcagtggcgttatagctctttatgagccaaagccttcttcagaacaatcctccattcgcccctgtctctggcaactcttctccatgctctaattccgatagacttcaaatcattttctaggttgtcttggtacctaagtctcggtcttcctcttcttcgttgtccgatcggccctcttcggtcaaaaacttttctgactatggcatcttcctctcgtctgattacatgacctatccatctgaggcgtgctaccttaatgaattttacaacgttaGGTTCTCCAAATCtgctatacaactcaaaattgtaacacctgcgccacaaaccttgttcttttatgcctccatatattcgtcttagtatttttcgctcaaaacgtttgagcaattcttggtcattctgtgttagtgtccaagtttctgaaccatatgttagcactggtcttattagtgttttgtatacagtcagtttaatttttctaggcatttttgaggccatctgtcttcttaagccatagtaacacttattggcgagcactattcttctttttatttcttcactgacgttgttatctttggttagcagcgaccctaagtatatgaaggtggcaacaccttccagttctaggtcatcaattattattcgtgtaggtgtcgggttgcttgacctagtgcaacacatatatttggtcttttgaacatttatatttagtcccattctgtgtgcagatgctcttaacgaccgaaatgcttcagtcagagattctgtggacctacctatgatgtctatgtcatctgcgtattcgacaatttgtactgatttgttaaagatagtaccattcgtagtaatctgcgactctcgaattattttttctaatgccaggttaaataagaggcacgatagtccatcacccagtcttagtccatttttacaatggaagggtcttgagagatcgttttggatttttaccatgctctctgcacctgtgagtgtaagttcagttaaccggacaagatcaaatggaatgcgaaattctaccatggcaagtagaagtttatttctattaacggagtcgtatgcggctttgaagtcaacaaatatgtagtgggtgtcgacgccgaactctagggttttttcaaggatctgcctcactgtaaatatctggtccgtttttgatttattaggacggaaaccgcactgatatcctcccactatttgttcggcgtaggggagaagtcttttgtacaatacgttggacaacactttatatgccatattgagtagagtgatgcctctataattatcacacagaTATCTTATAATGATATAATCAAAATGATAGTATTTACATTTGATGTTTAGTTTTTAATTAACTTTTAGTTATTACATATACACTGTCGAACATAAAATTAGGGTCGCTCCGTAATTTGACTTTCATTTGGTGAAAGGTATGTTGGGGCATGACGAAGCATATCGTTTGACGCTCgcacggagttagtctttatcgagaatgggacattgaATTCAGATATGTACATGACACAGGTTTTAGAATACCATATTTTAGCGTTTATGGTTATTATAGGAATCAATtccatagaacatgtttgggataaGTCATGTGCCGGCCCCCAGAAATTCGAGAGCTTTCGCAACATATCATTGTAAGAATGGAACAATCTTCTgcagaatgtgatccaaaatctAACCTAAAGCAAGTTtcgtcgtttgcaagctgttatcactgccAGAGGAGAGAATACTCGCTAATGAAGTTCTTAGATTCCGAAACTTTTTATAACAGCCGCTGAATCGATTTCAatgaaattttgtgaaagtgtattgTTTGGACCAACTTAAGTGATAAGATGATAATTTTTGTCTGGATGAATGACCCTTATTTtgttaattgtaaaaaaaaagatttttataagACGCCAGCTCTATAGTTGTAGATCATTTAACCtatacttttttttacttttttacaacaactcgagaacgactggatcgatttggctaattttgattttgaaaagaTTTGAAAGGTCGAAAGAAGGTCTAAAAGGTGAGAAAACGTAATAAAatggtaagaaaaataaaaaaaacaacaattttattctcACACAGTTATATATACCCCTTTAGATTGACGTCACCAAAAACGTGACTATCTTCacgtttatttacttttttactttgCACGCTAATTACTGGAGTTCGACTCCCCGCCGAGGAGAACCTTCTTGTTTTTTAATTCCAttaacttttaatcttttatacAATGCacttatgaaacaaatattttgtagGCAAGAAGTACAGTCTGTCACATAAGATATGTCAATATTTGTGAAAACGAAAAATCAACTAATATTCATAACTTGTACAACAACTTCTGTTCAAAAAAGTTTGTGTTTTCGTCACATTGTGACATTTTTCGATCTAATTGGATTTCATCTGAAGAAAACAGAAGTGGTAGACTAAAGACAAACCCGAAGATAGAATGGCGTCTTATCCATGTTTTTTACTAATGAGTGTAGGTACACAGGTACACAGGCGCCCTGTAATTTGGATGgtagaaaatagaaaaaactatATGTCTCCTGAACTAAATACAGACTACTAAAATTTGTTCGAAGACACATATGTGTGCCTTTCTATGttagattttattttttctacatGGGGAATTTCTACATGGCCCATCTGTCAGATTTTTATCAATTGATTTTCATAAAGTTCCATAATTTCTTCATTGCTCTTCTCCTCTATCTATCTATATTGGGTCCTTTGCTcacgttttattttaatatttccttGTCTTATTTTTCAGCTACTTACTTTGGGTTTTGTTTAAAGTTCCCATTTCAcagttttctttatttattttcataattctATTCtgtaaagtaatattttttgatgcaactattaaagattttaatttctgttatttttgatatttcgttTGTTtggcaaattttatttaaagcgtTAAATGCATGTTGAACCTGTATTATTCTGGTCTGTATCACATTGTTGACTTTTTTTCCTTTTCTAGTCTTTCCAGGCGTAATTTCGTATCGTTTAGTTATTTCCTCATTCCTTCCTTCTTCTTGTGGATCGTTTGATTTTCTTGTTTAACTATCTCTAATTCTTCCTTCGGTTCATTTAGTTCCTCCCAGTACTTTCTCTGTTCCTTCTTTATCTCTTTTACttccattatttaattttttgtttctttggttaAGTCCTGCATCATTTTGATTATTTGGTAAAGCTTATTATCTTGATTAAGGGTTTTGTTAAGTGATTTAGCTGCTTTCTTACTTTTTCCGAAGCATCAATCTTGTTCTTCTCTGGTCTTCTTACTattataaaaaaacatacagaagttaaaacacttcaccattgtatttaggtatataaaaacatatagttaaaacttatacaagtgtcgtcaaaatttatacagtagcagcataacgttttcgatctaatcagatcatcttcagtgccttatgtactagaagctaacaatgaatttgtggctataacatccatatatgggtttacatctttccaaaattaaattatatgttgactctaggtcgatgacaatggataaatttaatacttgaggagctacatgtctctctgctcggtttttaccacgtggttcttgtcagttaagacgACACAGAGTTGGTCTGTcttaaaagttttaactatatgtttttatatacctaaatgcaatggtgaagtgttttaacttctgtatgtttttttaaacgatggtatacagccaactactgggattttcccattaatttttctTACTATTATCTTCTGATGTGAAGTCGTCAGAATCCATTGTGTAGTTACAGATTATTTTTTTTACCGGATGTTAAAAAATTCGACAACTTACGTGGCGCAACCAGCGTGTATTATTAATTCCCGTTGCTTTATAGTCCAACCGTTATCTTGTAACTATTTGGATCACAAAAAAATGCCGAGCCCGCCTCAACATCTCAGAGATTCGACACCTTATCAATCCTAATTAGTTCTAGTTCTTTTTAGTTATTTACAGTTCGATGTTTTTGTACCTTTCCAATAGATATAAGAAATTTTACCTACAGATTATTATCCATGAGAAACTTTTTAATTAACCATAATAATCATAAACTTTTGATGAAAATTACGTGTAAATAAATTATCACTTATAAACACGTCTTACTAATTCAATTAGAGATGGGTAGTTTTAATGAGATTTTTGAAAAAATCTCATAAGACCCTCTAAAACAACACGGCCCAAACCTCAGTACCGATTTGTTACGTATCAACAGTATTAGAAAAACTTACCCTGAGAATAACAAAAGATCATTCCTATACACATTAGAAGAGGATGCCAGTTGAACTCCAGACTTGGCTGTGATTGCCAAGCAAGGCCTTGTCTAAAATGAAGAACCCATACAAGCATTAAGATGCAAACTCCGACTCCAATACATGTTGTAAACGTATATAAAGTTTGGTATTGTTTCACTTTTTGATGTTCCGCTCTAGCTTCCATATTTGAATTTCTGTAATaaatacatatacatattattataataatacctATTTGTGTAAATATTTGTCAAATGAATGCGATTTTTGCAGTAGATGTAAAAAATTGGACCACGTGTATAGCGAACGATCCAACAAGTTATGTTAAAAAAACACGTTGTGCATCGTGTTTTATATGTACAAGTTTTTTTATCGTAATTCAGTTGTTATGAAAAGAACTAAATTTTTATGAtttacattaatttgatagtaTGAAAGCCTTTTTTATTTCTAACAATACAAAAATCGTTACCGAGTTATCTTGGAAAAGTGTTAATGTCAACGTATTCACATATATTGTTTGGTTTTGTATAATATATTACAACAAATAAGTAATTAGataagtaattatttttattaaaaatgtaatatttattataaatgatttaatttcatatttttttaatataaacatcTAGTAAGCTAACAACTAATTGGGTATATATTTTCCagtcatttttttaaaataatctttttttcaaaatgttttcttgagtggaagtcgaaacgtcaaacgttatttaaaaatgtacTTTTCATTACCATTAATTGTGGCGTAACCCATATAAGCATAATAATTTAATCTAATAAGATGTTCATTAACATTACATTCGGATTACCATTGATTATTAAGACATTTTGCtctaaaataaattagtatacgAAACTACCCAGATCCCTACTACTGGCACGACGCCACAACTAAATTCCATATTTCCATACAGATTTTAGTATATGTTTATACAAATGTTTTAACAAATATTAATAGCGAGGATTATTTTAAACGTGGTCTTCTTTTGATGGCATGCAATTATCAATTTCCTGCACATCAgaataaaagaatattttaaatgaGTACTTTGTCAGTAAACTGGAGAATGGTGAAAGAGCTGATATAATTTGGCTTATTTATTCAATttcgaaaaaatacaaattttgtttttgttgtaagGTTTTCGGTAAATCTATCAATACTTTTTTCGATTCTAGTCGTTTTTCTGATTGGCAACACTTGTCGCTGGCTATAAAAAGACATGAAACATCAATTGTAcatcttcttaaggtgccttctccattactgaaggttgtctataactacagcaaattgctttCTATCTTACAGTATCTACGTACATAAAAACATATAAGTATCTACAACTGTAAACGAACGTCACTTACGAGTTTtagaaactgaaaaaaaaatatttgcatgATGTTCTGGAAAGAattgtttctttttttcttcagaCAATGTCTGGCCTTTTAGGGTTCTTCCAAAATACGTTTTTCAACATACGGGAAATATTCTTAAAGCTGTCGAGAAGATTTCCTCATATGATCTAGTGATGAGAGAACAACACAGTAGAGTTCAAACCCAATATTCGACACTACAGGGGAAGGtctacagtgatgagtgccttaagaacctgcaaaataatgcaaaagatagaaaacataatacgttgtgaaattaaaagagatgaaactagtagaggtggtaaattatcgatagaaacctacaATTTACATaccattacattaggactatcgacagtttcccacctttagacgttagctcaTGCACTGGTTGACTCCAGTCATAATTATAGGTATGACGAcgaacattaattttttttatttcaaataaagtaaaaactgatgtGTATGCGACGTTTCAAATCATAGTAAAAATTATTCTGgatcaataatttaatttttaattaaaaaatatttactagtTACTGTTTTACTTAcagctttattgccttcaatcagttcttactttatgcgaaattaaaaaatattaatgttcgacgtcatacccataattatgactgaagtcaagaAAAGTCTATTCCATGAATACACGACTGTTTTCGTATACTGTTTTCAtataaaacagtcgtatattcatGGAATAGACTTTAgttcataagctaacgtctaaaggtgggaaactatcgatactTCGAATGTAatataatgtaaattataggtttctatcgataattttccacctctactagtttcatctctttttgtTTCAAAACGTagtatgttttctatattttgcGTTATTTttccggttcttaaggcactcatccctgtatttAATTTTGTGGTTGAACTATTacaaaatttaaagttaaatatTAACGACATGAGAGTTAAATATTAACGATCAAGGTATGATAACAGGGCCAATGTACGTGTAAAGCATCTGTATTGTACAAGAACTTTACGTATTTTTATCTTGATCACAAAAAGATGGAATAATATAACACTACATGTTCTTAAGTTAAATATAAAACCTCTAATAATGATACAAGATGATTGAGTAAGGTCATTAAAATTTCATATAATTAAAATTTGTGGGAGTCTTCTAGGTATAGCAGATAGTGATAACTTTAACATAGAGAGTAGACATAAAGCAAGTTCTTTACTATTAAATATCCaatcatttaaatttatttgtagTGTCGTTATTTGGTATGATGGTTTATTTCAGATTAATATTGTAGGCAAAATGATAGAAAGTGTAACAACTGGCATTAAAGTATGTAAAAACTATT containing:
- the LOC140436865 gene encoding putative transmembrane ascorbate-dependent reductase CYB561 homolog isoform X2; the protein is MEARAEHQKVKQYQTLYTFTTCIGVGVCILMLVWVLHFRQGLAWQSQPSLEFNWHPLLMCIGMIFCYSQAILLYRTGRNYQKKNLKILHAILNCLAFILAVIGLKAVFDSHNLQNTPNLYTLHSWIGLATVIIFAAQFLAGFITFLYPGLSPTLRTTILPIHVIFGTSCFIGVIVASVSGLLEKAIWAVKDYQNYGAEGIYINIIGTFIILYGILVLYLVNNIDYKRVALADDQMTLERSE
- the LOC140436865 gene encoding plasma membrane ascorbate-dependent reductase CYBRD1 isoform X1, with the translated sequence MFRRLMSSRSLLAELEEQSVGLLGNSNMEARAEHQKVKQYQTLYTFTTCIGVGVCILMLVWVLHFRQGLAWQSQPSLEFNWHPLLMCIGMIFCYSQAILLYRTGRNYQKKNLKILHAILNCLAFILAVIGLKAVFDSHNLQNTPNLYTLHSWIGLATVIIFAAQFLAGFITFLYPGLSPTLRTTILPIHVIFGTSCFIGVIVASVSGLLEKAIWAVKDYQNYGAEGIYINIIGTFIILYGILVLYLVNNIDYKRVALADDQMTLERSE